Proteins from a single region of Festucalex cinctus isolate MCC-2025b chromosome 19, RoL_Fcin_1.0, whole genome shotgun sequence:
- the LOC144007482 gene encoding triple functional domain protein-like, translated as MDRDCAVGVTFDWPQLLSKTPRKLKLVVVSVAFYKTSEKVCHVLDCLEQDYQQEEERTISTPNACSMARRITDIFLKYMERDGVKMGMQSHDDAQKEEVRKILAGLLEREDSVIHLWNMRKESLEQCQSFVAFERRAKQLLGTIQDMGEVYLSTHLSTGSRIHKSRRELLKDREDLHIIAKETEQCVKLIIQQLDDD; from the exons ATGGACAGAGACTGCGCAGTGGGTGTGACATTTGACTGGCCGCAGCTCTTGAGCAAAACGCCAAGAAAACTCAAGCTGGTCGTCGTTTCTGTGGCCTTCTACAAGACCTCAGAAAAA GTGTGCCATGTGTTGGACTGCCTGGAGCAGGACTATCAGCAAGAGGAGGAGCGGACAATCTCCACCCCAAAT GCATGCAGTATGGCCAGGAGAATCACAGATATCTTCTTAAAGTACATGGAAAGGGACGGTGTCAAGATGGGAATGCAGAGTCACGATGATGCACAAAAGGAAGAAGTTCGAA AAATACTTGCTGGCCTGCTGGAGAGAGAAGATAGTGTCATTCACTTGTGGAACATGAGGAAGGAGAGTTTGGAGCAGTGTCAGAGTTTTGTGGCATTTGAACGTCGGGCCAAACAG CTGCTTGGGACCATTCAGGACATGGGTGAGGTTTACCTGTCCACACACCTCTCCACTGGCTCTCGCATCCACAAAAGCAGGCGGGAGCTTTTGAAAGATCGCGAGGACTTGCACATCATTGCCAAG GAAACGGAGCAGTGCGTGAAGTTGATCATCCAACAGTTGGACGACGACTGA
- the LOC144007483 gene encoding triple functional domain protein-like isoform X1 has product MARRITDIFLKYLERDGVKMGMQSHDDSQKEEVQKILACLLEREDRVLHLWNMRESLEQCQSFVAFVRRAKQLLGTIQDMSEVYLSTGSRIHKSRWELLKDREDLHIIAKIKDPPPDVIPATSLGSNVKLRDNTHKVNEEKRKCTQKSVHHCRAD; this is encoded by the exons ATGGCCAGGAGAATCACAGATATCTTCTTGAAGTACTTGGAAAgggacggcgtcaagatggGAATGCAGAGTCACGATGACtcacaaaaagaagaagttcaAA AAATCCTTGCGTGCCTGCTGGAGAGAGAAGATCGTGTCCTTCACTTGTGGAACATGAGGGAGAGTTTGGAGCAGTGTCAGAGTTTTGTGGCATTTGTACGTCGGGCCAAACAG ctGCTTGGGACCATTCAGGACATGAGTGAGGTTTACCTCTCCACTGGCTCTCGCATCCACAAAAGCAGGTGGGAGCTTTTGAAAGATCGCGAGGACTTGCACATCATTGCCAAG ATTAAGGATCCCCCACCGGATGTCATTCCTGCCACATCTCTGGGGTCAAATGTCAAGTTGAGGGATAACACTCATAAAGTCAACGAGGAGAAAAGAAAGTGCACGCAAAAAAGT GTTCATCATTGCAGAGCTGATTGA
- the LOC144007483 gene encoding triple functional domain protein-like isoform X2 produces MARRITDIFLKYLERDGVKMGMQSHDDSQKEEVQKILACLLEREDRVLHLWNMRESLEQCQSFVAFVRRAKQLLGTIQDMSEVYLSTGSRIHKSRWELLKDREDLHIIAKVPKKVALKITPPTHEPLEKNRKTTELRDKP; encoded by the exons ATGGCCAGGAGAATCACAGATATCTTCTTGAAGTACTTGGAAAgggacggcgtcaagatggGAATGCAGAGTCACGATGACtcacaaaaagaagaagttcaAA AAATCCTTGCGTGCCTGCTGGAGAGAGAAGATCGTGTCCTTCACTTGTGGAACATGAGGGAGAGTTTGGAGCAGTGTCAGAGTTTTGTGGCATTTGTACGTCGGGCCAAACAG ctGCTTGGGACCATTCAGGACATGAGTGAGGTTTACCTCTCCACTGGCTCTCGCATCCACAAAAGCAGGTGGGAGCTTTTGAAAGATCGCGAGGACTTGCACATCATTGCCAAG GTgccaaaaaaagttgcattaaaaataaCGCCCCCTACTCACGAGCCactggaaaaaaacagaaagacaACAGAACTGAGAGACAAACCATGA